One region of Lathamus discolor isolate bLatDis1 chromosome 2, bLatDis1.hap1, whole genome shotgun sequence genomic DNA includes:
- the ZNF438 gene encoding zinc finger protein 438 isoform X1, which yields MVNAKKRSCAETSFEAGFIPALLKYLHHRKSPKKQEDKHKSPSDIIRSFQKKNQFRTIAPKMVPKILTSSVVSCLQSSSPDQNPPISVGGSKPLVVPTQNYALMQVAGHEGTFSLLALPYVAPGLTQQVQQSNVGPSKNLKLPIPRYQSVRNKMLSDKKMAQISGLGAHNRVPTKASISSQVPLMTTLSEDCPETHSSSDSTEQAMLTDRDSAEITMATLVNKNNCVESGSLLENKPETANSNVSGPSVVKSSLPKMASTINPKKTSLRSVKTASETTRESFITSGKLKEKPTNSANSVAVMSPAFFGSTIQMTPSAPKGKLPILPYSRVKNSVFCKSKENTNVTDASGPSPRSECEKTPALAKTFRVPTKASDKRLVVSFTQVPKQTIRENAFSPSNKVDVDSLKKKNSAASKRRGRKRRAPEDLLAFQTKRRKCIINKFKEGRERAKVDLQPPDGKKAEAVKKYRSIRPKPVLVVQTFAPVTSATTIETPSPDRLDQATFLNRALPQKHISYKHSDATSAKSSDLSRNVCSDVPKQLHKCHVCNRIFQFKHHLQDHMNTHTNKRPYSCRICRKAYIHSGSLSTHMKLHHNEGKPQKLVCCEFCAKVFGHAKVYFGHLREVHRVVISTEPSTSEQQLQDALKKRDTNIKEAEEATESFGVFPRR from the exons ATAAACACAAATCCCCTTCGGATATAATACgaagttttcagaagaaaaatcagtttagGACCATTGCTCCAAAAATGGTACCAAAAATTTTAACATCTTCAGTGGTTTCTTGTCTTCAGTCATCTTCGCCTGATCAAAACCCACCAATTTCAGTTGGAGGTTCTAAACCACTCGTGGTACCAACTCAGAACTATGCTCTTATGCAGGTGGCTGGTCATGAGGGAACTTTCTCTCTGTTGGCCTTGCCATATGTTGCCCCTGGCCTAACACAGCAAGTCCAGCAGTCAAATGTGGGCCCTTCTAAAAACCTAAAGCTGCCTATCCCTAGGTACCAATctgtaagaaataaaatgctgagtGACAAAAAGATGGCACAGATCTCTGGTTTGGGTGCACATAACAGGGTTCCTACCAAAGCATCGATCTCATCACAGGTTCCCCTCATGACTACTTTAAGTGAAGACTGTCCTGAAACTCATTCTAGTTCAGATTCAACTGAGCAAGCAATGCTAACAGACCGTGACTCAGCTGAAATCACCATGGCCACATtagtaaataaaaacaattgTGTGGAATCTGGATCCCTTTTAGAGAACAAACCTGAAACTGCTAATAGTAATGTTTCTGGACCATCTGTAGTTAAAAGCTCTTTACCCAAGATGGCAAGTACAATTAATCCCAAGAAAACAAGTCTACGCTCTGTGAAGACAGCATCTGAAACCACAAGAGAGTCATTCATAACATCTGGGAAGCTAAaggaaaaacccacaaattCTGCAAATTCTGTTGCTGTCATGTCACCAGCATTTTTTGGCAGTACAATACAGATGACTCCATCAGCACCAAAAGGAAAACTTCCTATTTTGCCTTACTCAAGGGtaaaaaattcagtgttttgtaAATCTAAGGAGAATACTAATGTTACAGATGCATCTGGTCCTTCACCAAGGTCTGAGTGTGAAAAGACACCAGCTTTGGCAAAAACGTTTCGCGTTCCTACTAAAGCATCTGATAAGCGGTTAGTTGTGTCATTTACACAAGTCCCCAAACAAACCATCCGAGAAAATGCCTTCTCTCCATCCAATAAAGTGGATGTTGACAGTcttaagaaaaagaacagtgcAGCCTCTAaaagaagaggcaggaaaagaagagccCCAGAGGATTTGTTGGCTTTTCAGACCAAGCGAAGGAAGTGCATCATTAATAAGTTtaaagaaggaagagagagggCGAAAGTCGATCTTCAGCCACCCGATGgcaaaaaagcagaagcagtgaaaaaataCCGTAGTATTAGACCAAAACCAGTGTTAGTTGTGCAGACTTTTGCACCTGTGACTTCTGCCACAACAATAGAGACACCATCTCCTGACCGCTTAGACCAAGCTACTTTTTTAAATAGAGCACTTCCCCAAAAACATATAAGTTACAAACATAGTGATGCTACATCAGCTAAATCAAGTGATTTAAGTAGAAATGTATGCTCAGACGTACCTAAGCAGTTGCATAAATGTCATGTTTGTAACCGCATCTTCCAGTTTAAACACCATCTTCAGGACCATATGAACACCCACACAAACAAACGGCCCTACAGCTGTCGAATTTGCCGCAAAGCGTATATTCATTCTGGAAGCCTGAGCACGCATATGAAACTTCATCACAATGAAGGCAAACCCCAAAAGCTTGTGTGCTGTGAATTCTGTGCTAAAGTTTTTGGCCATGCAAAAGTGTATTTTGGACACCTCAGAGAAGTCCACAGGGTTGTTATCAGCACAGAGCCCTCTACTAGCGAGCAACAGCTGCAAGATGCTTTGAAGAAGAGAGACACAAATATAAAAGAGGCAGAAGAAGCAACAGAGAG ttttggggttttccctAGAAGATGA